A window of Candidatus Bathyarchaeia archaeon genomic DNA:
TGAACCATCCATTTCGAAATACCATCAACAAATGGTTGAGCAGGTAATCGAAGCTGTTCCGAACACGCGTTTCCAAGTGGCGAACCTGACGGTTTCCGCCACTGAGGCAAGGCACACGGATCCGGATGCTGTTGGCTTCCGCTTCGAAACAAAAGAATACGGCGACTTCGCCTACACCAGCGACACCCAATACTTTAAGGGTATAGGCAAACACTATGAAGGCGTGAGACTGCTAATGCTTTGCGTGATGCGACCCGCTGGCAAGCCGTGGGAGGGCCACATGACCACGGAGGACGCCATAAAAATAGTGGAGGAAGCCCGTCCAGAACAAGCCGTTCTGACACATCTTGGAATGCAAATGATATTCCATGGGCCAGCCAGAGAAGCCAAACTCATTGAAGAGAAAACGGGGACGCCGACGGTGGCGGCTACGGATGGCATGCGCATCCTTTTTGGCGAAAAAATAGAAGTGAAAACAGCTAAACAAAAAGAGGGGCTGGATAAATTCTTTTAAGCGTTAGGCGCCTTTTCCCTAAAAT
This region includes:
- a CDS encoding MBL fold metallo-hydrolase gives rise to the protein MASYEIVFLGTGGGRFTTITQKRRTAGIRILSENLNLHLDPGPGALVYSISEGLDPQKLNAIFVSHSHPDHYTDAEVLIEAMTRGMTKKRGVLAASKSVLKGNSVCEPSISKYHQQMVEQVIEAVPNTRFQVANLTVSATEARHTDPDAVGFRFETKEYGDFAYTSDTQYFKGIGKHYEGVRLLMLCVMRPAGKPWEGHMTTEDAIKIVEEARPEQAVLTHLGMQMIFHGPAREAKLIEEKTGTPTVAATDGMRILFGEKIEVKTAKQKEGLDKFF